In Ovis aries strain OAR_USU_Benz2616 breed Rambouillet chromosome 8, ARS-UI_Ramb_v3.0, whole genome shotgun sequence, a single window of DNA contains:
- the GJA10 gene encoding LOW QUALITY PROTEIN: gap junction alpha-10 protein (The sequence of the model RefSeq protein was modified relative to this genomic sequence to represent the inferred CDS: inserted 1 base in 1 codon; substituted 2 bases at 2 genomic stop codons), with protein sequence MGDWNLLGGILEEVHSYSTMVGKIWLTILFIFRMLILGVAAEDVWDDEQSAFACNTQQPGCNTVCYDNAFPISLIRFWVLQIIFVSSPSLVYMGHALYRLRAFEKERQRKKSQLRAQMENPELELEDQQRMDRELRKLEEQKRIQKVPLKGCLLRTYILHILTRSVLEVGFMVGQYILYGFQMHPLYKCTQPPCPNAVDCFVSRPTEKTIFMLFMHSIAAISLFLNILEIFHLGIRKIMRALYDKSSNEGIEDERRPPFHLKKYSVTQQCMTCSPFPEKISLLQANNQQQVIRVNVPNSKTTWHIPQPRQLDVDPCYSKKDWAEKNQHNGQLHVHSPCHWDNGARIQHPGQQPDHSLFGLQNIRPHSWLGTKMAPRHCPSHTTGPWEQSQDLQPSGEPLADLHSHCRHSDGSMTDSRVQEARDRSYPGSRKASFLSRLFSEKGQLYSDSGSSSSRNSSCQGFPHRENSPSLLPSAPGRRTSMVSKIRQPGXSWNFHKRCPPLFPSXPYLPFLAFSSLLSLLFPPPLCVYVCVERKGEEAREVNLWRVKXHSVHSVKLNS encoded by the exons ATGGGGGATTGGAATTTATTGGGTGGCATCTTAGAGGAAGTTCACTCCTACTCAACCATGGTGGGGAAAATCTGGCTGACCATCCTCTTCATTTTCCGAATGCTGATACTTGGTGTGGCTGCTGAAGATGTCTGGGATGATGAACAGTCAGCATTTGCCTGCAACACCCAGCAGCCAGGTTGCAACACTGTCTGTTATGATAATGCTTTCCCTATCTCCTTGATCAGGTTCTGGGTTTTACAGATCATTTTTGTGTCTTCTCCCTCTCTAGTATATATGGGCCATGCACTGTATAGACTCAGGGCCTTTgaaaaggaaaggcagaggaagaagtcaCAGCTTAGAGCCCAGATGGAGAATCCAGAGCTTGAACTGGAGGATCAGCAAAGGATGGAtagagaactgaggaaattagAGGAGCAGAAGAGGATCCAAAAAGTCCCACTGAAAGGATGTCTGCTGCGTACTTACATCTTACACATCTTGACCAGATCTGTGCTGGAAGTAGGGTTCATGGTAGGCCAATATATTCTCTATGGGTTTCAAATGCACCCTCTTTACAAATGTACTCAACCCCCTTGCCCCAATGCAGTGGATTGCTTTGTGTCTAGGCCCACAGAGAAGACCATTTTCATGCTCTTTATGCATAGCATTGCAGCCATCTCTTTGTTTCTTAACATACTGGAAATATTTCATCTGGGCATCAGGAAAATCATGAGGGCACTTTATGACAAATCCAGTAATGAGGGCATTGAGGATGAAAGGAGACCTCCAttccatttgaaaaaatattcagtGACCCAGCAGTGTATGACTTGCTCTCCCTTCCCTGAAAAAATCTCCCTACTTCAAGCCAACAATCAACAGCAAGTGATCCGAGTCAATGTGCCGAATTCTAAAACCACGTGGCATATCCCACAGCCCAGGCAGCTTGATGTAGACCCTTGCTATAGTAAAAAAGACTGGGCTGAGAAGAATCAGCACAACGGACAGCTCCATGTCCACAGCCCATGTCACTGGGACAACGGTGCTAGAATTCAGCACCCAGGACAGCAGCCAGACCATTCTCTATTTGGCTTGCAGAATATAAGACCTCACTCCTGGCTAGGTACAAAGATGGCTCCTAGGCATTGTCCATCACATACAACAGGACCCTGGGAGCAGTCCCAGGACCTACAACCCTCAGGGGAACCTCTTGCAGACTTGCACAGTCACTGCAGACACAGCGATGGCAGCATGACAGACAGCAGGGTCCAAGAGGCAAGAGACAGATCTTACCCTGGCAGTCGCAAGGCCAGCTTCCTGTCCAGACTGTTTTCTGAAAAGGGACAGCTGTACAGTGACTCAGGAAGCTCCAGTTCTCGAAATAGCTCTTGCCAAGGGTTTCCACACCGGGAAAACAGCCCCTCACTTCTGCCTTCAGCCCCTGGGCGAAGGACATCCATGGTAAGTAAGATCAGACAACCTGGCTGATCATGGAACTTTCATAAGAGGTGTCCCCCTCTGTTCCCTTCTTAGCCTTATCTTCCCTTCTTAGCCTTCTCATCCCTTCTtagccttctcttccctcctcctttgtgtgtatatgtgtgtgttgagagaaagggagaggaggcGAGGGAGGTTAATTTATGGAGAGTTA TTCATTCAGTACATTCAGTTAAGCTCAATTCATAA